GAAGTATAGTTTATGGAAATATTTTATTAGTAGACAAACAAGGTTTGTGGTTAGATGTGGGGGGAAAATATAATGCCTTCCTACCCATAGAAGAAACGACAAAAAGCTTTCAAGAAAAATTAGAGAAAAATCAGATAAAAGATTCTATCCCTGTAATGATTCAATTCATAAATTATAAAGAGGGAATTATAAATGTATCCCAAAAAAGGGCTGTTGAAAAAAAGATATGGGAAGACTTAACCTTAGCCTATGAGAATGACGAACCTATTAGCGGAAAAATTAAAGATTTTAATGGAAAAGGTTTCACTATTGATTTAGGAGAAGAAGTTTATGGATTTATCCCTTTAAATCTCATTGACATTTATCGTCCTAAAAATCCAAATATTTATTTAAATAGAAAGGTCAATGCCAAAATAATAAAAATCAATCCAGAAAGAAAGCAAATCCTTCTTTCAGTGAGAAGTGTCTTAGAAGAAAAATTGGAGGAAAAAAGGACAAGGCTTTGGGAAAGAATTAAAAAGTCCGAGATAATAAGAGGTAGAGTTAAAGAAGTAAATGATGATGGATTAAAGATAGATCTTGGTTTTGGTATTCTTGGTTTTGTTTCCAAAGATGAGTTATCTTGGTTCCCTATTAGAAACATATATAGAACATTCCAAGTAGGAGATATAGTAAAAGCAAAAATTTTAAATATAGATGAAGAGAAAAAAGAAGTAAATCTAAGTGTTAGATTAGCACAACCCAATCCATGGGAGGTATTTTTAGAGAAAAACCCCATTGGAAGTATTCAGCAGGGAGAAATCATAAAAATAACCTCAGGTATTGTGGTAAAAATTAATAACCTCGTTGGATTCGTACCTTATAGTGAAATATCCTGGGGAAGAATTGGTAATATAAGAGAATATTATGAAGTAGGAGATAAGATTAAAGTAAAAATATTAGAAGTGGACCCACAAGAAAAGAGAATACTTCTTAGTATAAAACAGGTAGAGCCAAACCCATGGGACGTTATTGACGAGATATTATCTGAGGGTAGCAAAGTTAAAGGGAAAATAATAAACATAACAGATTTTGGAATATTTGTAGAGATTAAGCCAGGATTAGAGGGGCTTATTCCAAGAAGATTCTTAAGTTGGGAAAGAATAAATGACCTTCACGATAAATTCCATATAGGAGATAGTATAGAAGCTAAGGTTTTAAATATTGACAAAGAAAATAGAAGATTATTATTAAGTAGAAGAGATGTACTCCCAGACCCATGGAACAATATAGAAGAAAGATATAGCGAGGGAATGAATGTAATTGGAAAAGTTATAGAGATTAATAATCAAGGATTAGTAATAGAGTTACAACCTGGTATAGAAGGCTTCCTACCTAATTCTCAGCTTGATAAAAGAGAAAATTCTGAAATTTCAATTAATAGCGAAATAGAAGTAAAAATTATAAGAATAAATCAAGAAAGTAGAAGAATTATATTCTCAAGAAAAGCTCTTCTCAAAGAGAAAGAAGAAAAAGAATTGGAAAATTACATAAAGATTAATACTCCTCCTCCAATTACTTTAGGAGATATATTAGGCTTTGATTTGGCAAAGGAGGAAAATTAGGATTGACTGCTAAAACCCATCAAAGCTTTGGTATATTAATTGCCCTAATTTCCTATCCAAGCTTTACAAAAAGTCTTCCAACTAATAATCTAACCTATTGGACAATTGGATTTTTTATGGGGACTATGTTTGGCTCCTTAATTCCAGATATTGATGCTCCCCATTCAGAATTCTCAAGAAGATTTATATCACAGAAGGTTTTATCAGATTTTTTAAGTGCCTTCTTAAGCTTACTTTTAGGTGTTTTTATACTACAGAACATAAGCTATGAAAATCTTTTTTTCTTTATCATCTTATTTGCATTATCCTTTAACTTATTTAAATTATTTTTCAAGTTTAATCTAAAGAAATACTTTGTCCATAGAGGATTTGCTCATAGTCTATGGAGCTTATTAATCATTAACATATTTCTTATTCTTCCCCAAACTTCTCTTCAAAAGTTTCCTACATTTATCAACTCTTTTTATAATGCTATTGTTTGGGGAATTAATATTGGATATATAAGCCACTTGATAGGAGACTCCTTAACTTTTAGTGGTATTAGATTATTTTATCCTATAAACTTTAAAATAAGTTTCTCTCTTTTTAGAACTGGAGGATTAATGGAAAGAATTCTATTTTATGTGTTCAATGCCATTAACATTATGTTGCTAACAAATTATATAGTAATGGGAGGAATAAAATGATAGACATTAAAACCCTTAGAGAAAGAGCGGAAGAAATGAAAGAAAATATTATTCTAAGAAATTTAGATCCTGCAAAGTACGATGTGGATTATATTTTAGAGCTTGATCAAAAAAGAAGATCTATTCAAAAAATCTTAGATGAATTAAAATTTGAAAGGAACAAAATCTCCCAAGAAATTGGGAAGAAAAAAGGAGAGGAGAAAGAAGCATTAATAAAGCAAGCAAAAGAGTTAAAGGAGAAGATAGATAAATTAGAAAAGGAATTCCAAGAAATAGAAAAAGAAATGAATGCAAGACTATGGCAACTTCCAAACTTTCTTTTGCCTGAGACTCCAAGAGGTAGAGATGAATCAGACAATAAAGAAATAAAAAGATGGAAAGAGCCAAAAGCTTTTTCTTTCACACCAAAAGACCACTTAGACTTAGCCCTCCTAAATGACCTTGTTGATTTTGAGAGAGGAAGTAAAGTAACTGGATCTAATTTCTATTACTTAAAAAATGAAGCAGTAATATTGGAATTTGCTCTATTTCAATTTGTCATTAATGAGCTTCTTTCTGAAGGTTTTAAACTTTTTATAACTCCAGACCTTGC
The nucleotide sequence above comes from Dictyoglomus sp. NZ13-RE01. Encoded proteins:
- a CDS encoding 30S ribosomal protein S1, yielding MEEIVDINLEDISMENLEIGSIVYGNILLVDKQGLWLDVGGKYNAFLPIEETTKSFQEKLEKNQIKDSIPVMIQFINYKEGIINVSQKRAVEKKIWEDLTLAYENDEPISGKIKDFNGKGFTIDLGEEVYGFIPLNLIDIYRPKNPNIYLNRKVNAKIIKINPERKQILLSVRSVLEEKLEEKRTRLWERIKKSEIIRGRVKEVNDDGLKIDLGFGILGFVSKDELSWFPIRNIYRTFQVGDIVKAKILNIDEEKKEVNLSVRLAQPNPWEVFLEKNPIGSIQQGEIIKITSGIVVKINNLVGFVPYSEISWGRIGNIREYYEVGDKIKVKILEVDPQEKRILLSIKQVEPNPWDVIDEILSEGSKVKGKIINITDFGIFVEIKPGLEGLIPRRFLSWERINDLHDKFHIGDSIEAKVLNIDKENRRLLLSRRDVLPDPWNNIEERYSEGMNVIGKVIEINNQGLVIELQPGIEGFLPNSQLDKRENSEISINSEIEVKIIRINQESRRIIFSRKALLKEKEEKELENYIKINTPPPITLGDILGFDLAKEEN